A segment of the Elaeis guineensis isolate ETL-2024a chromosome 6, EG11, whole genome shotgun sequence genome:
catattttttcgatcattcacgactcagattgagtgtttggatgatcgttatcgatattttcatattgcggatgatgcactagaggagatggtgcagcagtatgttaggggtcaggtgctgcgttGTTAGGTGGTGTTTGTTACCCGATACtttatcgaataagatgaagttgatgtttttgccattattagaagatttagacttcgctcgtcgactcagttaggacagtgcagtactagcttacctatacagagctatgtgtcggggttcttatgctgatcagagcgagattgatggttatcttatattattatagatatgtgaattaaaaatttttatttttaatatttaattatattttatattgggtatatcatctatttaatttttaaaatttgcagatttgggtatgggagcgtataccgactatcagtccattacgacgacagttgctcgagatgccatcaaagTAGcaagatcctgatgttccattcagactagacggaccattaggaTATAGGTATCGaaatgttattttttttatttcaaatttactattttaaattcgataaaatttatttaacattaatacattgtgaaacagatggaacgttacaTTCAACGTTCatacgtatcgacgagagtggcacgggtttataggtgccagttggatacattagttgatacatatagacggataaattttaaattttttataaatattattttatagtattcataatctattaaaattttagcttattaattttttttattttaactatatcagtttttgtgtgagccatatacagatgagatattggctatactgccgcagatgtgtatagttggacacgacatatggactgctagggtgccacttatttattttgatatggtagagtggcatctttccgatcgtgtcctgcagcagtttggtcagattcagggtatCCCAGAGTAGTTTGATACTAGTCAGGGACtttatcgtattgatcgacgagggagagctcgtattgactggcgtatcagacatgtagAGTACattgatatttgggatgcacgtcgagatcacattgttcatggtgatcctattttaagagccgttcatataccgatgactacatggcttggttttttagcattacgatgcaagtcattggacagtctcggtaTGCAGTTCCTGGATACGAGgacgagagttctactgtgcgtcttttggtaagattacgaaaattactttatgttatttgtgtgatatttttttttatattttacactatactgactgttttatttttattttgtagactgattctatgtggatctcatgttggacgctcgtcgtgctttatctacgactgatgaggacgaacggattcggatactgcagGAGATAAAGAAAACAAGTTTCgaaacattggtggcgattggtgttgatccatatagctatgtgccttggtatggagcagctccggcgccagatatgagatatacgccgtcaccatatgtttcacatatgcatcaccgcatattccgcagatgtcatcattagatgctgcacagatgccaccgccttttgatccacagatggcagcgccttcttcttcctacatcccccagatgacatcatcgggtaccagttggccacatgagtatgatactttcttttcaggtccatccgtgtatccagatgagagggttgaacgggtctctcagtccgtagatgatccgacagcatcagttattcctgagcagtatgatcagcagatctcctccattgatataggggaggagccatcacagcaggagcagctggcgaggaccttcctgagaaggtccaagcgaccacgggcaccgcgATGTCCTTGTGGGATttagtctttgttatatttgtacttagtattttttacatttttattgtactattttttatacgtttgatatttttattctatttaataatattaaatattattttattttatattatttaatttcaagtgatcggatattatgctttgtgcatatggatacacatacttgaatgtgtctcagaacattaggagagaaaaagttatgctaaaaggactataaaaattataacgtaaataataatatatcaaatgttgctttttgaattaattttgatgattacaaagcatttgagggattactaatgattttggcttgaaaaaagatttattgtatttcagggataaaatcgtaattttatcagatctgattcggaagcctcaagagcaagaataaaagatgtgtaatctattggaggtaatttcaatatttttggaagtgtattttgtaagaaaaataggtttatatttttgaatcgatcccatgaatcgactcatggctaaaaggactgaacggcacgtaaaatttttggatggtacactctgtgagtcgaccccatgagtcgaccctttggCTTCTttatggtaatttttattttttaaatttattattttttttgatattttttttaattttaattttaaatgagaaaagtaagtgaaatgatattttttatttcaattaaaattagatttttttttaaattcaaaattattttttatatttttttaccgacCCTCTGATGCCAGCGGCCaacgaaaaagaaggagagagagagaggaagagggagagcgaGGAGGTAGCTCACTGCCGTGCCGCTGTGCCGCGGAGAGACGTCGGAGAagggaagaagagggagaaggagagaagaagggaggggggaaggagaaaacgccattccctttggcgttttctcttttttttctctttttttttaattttttttattttttttttaaatttttttaattatttttttaataaataaatttaattaaaatttatttattaaattttttaatgaggagagtaatttaaatgataatttttaatttaaattaaagttaaattttttatttatttataattataatttctattttattatcattttttctcttttatttacttcttttatgacattttttttaaattcaatttaaaatttttataattttaaattttaattttagttttcttctatttttatctttttggcattcaattatgtatttttttctgttatttttaatattttttaaataattatatttaaattaatttagttatttaaaatgatattttttatttcaattataattaaatttttatttcttaaaattgaaaattataaattttgtttttcaattagaattacaatttctatttttttcaattctatttttttcttttttttttaagatattttttatttttttacaatatttttttcttttcttgagataatttttttaaaaaataatttgaaatggacaacgtaatttaaaataatattttttatttgaattaaaattaaaattcttatttttttaaaatttaatttataaatttttttttcatatttttttctcattttttcacttttttatgacatttattttttttatcaaaatttaattcaaattaaaatttattttttttaattcaaatttataattatataatttttctatttttttcatttctttctgtttttatgaaatttttttaggctattttttttatttctttcgaatattttttaaataaattaatttgaatttgagaaagtaatttgaaatgatatttttatttcaattaattttaaaaattttattttttttaaatttcaaattataattcttatttttttaatttttttaaaattttaattttttaatgacactttttattttttttattttttatttttttgaacattttggcaagaatttgaaatgatgttttagaattaaatttaaaatttttattttttttaattcaaatttataatttttatttctttcgcatttctttctttttttttctatgatatttttaattttttaaatttttgtttagatattttttaaaaaaaataatttgaaaaaaaatcatctaaattatctttttttatttaagttacaaattcaaatttttatattttaaattttattcaaaattaaaatttaatttatttattaatttaaaatttaaaatttatttttttatattttttttgaatttttttttgagagaaaaaatagaaaatgctattttgaatgacgtttttaaaaatatcattctaaatgatatttttaaaaatatcattttaaatgatttttttttttttcggacaaTGCCAATGTAAAAAAAGAGGTGCCGTAaagaaaacgtcattcaaaatgatatttttctttttatattatttttataaataaattaattttatattatttatataaatattttttttatattatttaagaaaAGAGCTCTGATAAGTTGCATATAAATATCTATTTGGACATTAAACCCGTCATTCTCCCTAGAACTTTCCTCCTTGACATCGCGCCCTAGCATGTGCGATGCCATATGTAAGTTAATGGGCACGTTTTTTTTTGCTAAGTGGTCAATGGCCATGTTTGGTGAGGATGCAGACTGTCCATTCAGCATTCACATCGAAAAACCCACGCACTAATCTGAaagcggatttttttttttttttttttgcagtcaaagcataattaatttcaaaaggTGGCTGTACCGGAGGTACAGGACGAGATTGTCCAGTTTTTATGGTCGAGTCCCTGAAAGCATCTCAGCTGTTGCCATAGATGAAGTAGCTTACAAATTACGAGTACCTATACTGACATTTAGATGTGTACCAACTGCATCGAGTGTAATGGACTGAGAATCAAACAGGAAGCCATAAGAATCACGGTTTTGTGTTGAACAGTTGAAAAGGGAGAACTCTATATTTGCTGAAcgaaactgcaaaaaaaaaaaaaaaaaaaaaaaaaaaaagcaattttGTTTTTCATAAAACAGATATTTTAATGCAGAAAATCTGATACCCTGAGGCCTAATAAGTCTATTATTCATCTACAGGAAGCTACTAGAGTAACCTTGTCCCTCGAACTTATATTATTACAGCACAATAATAACAAATGAATTCTTGAAGTTTGAAAGAAATACCTAGAATATCTTGGAGAAAAGTGCGCTTCGTGGGGGAAAAGTGTGCCCACCATTCCCCCCAGCATGCCAGTCAAATCCACTCTCTTTGTATCTTTGTAGATCATATAAGTCAATGGAGCATGCATGACCTAACCTTGACATCTTATGCTGAGAAGAACCACAGCTTGCATTCTCTTCTACCATGCGCATTCCAACAAACGAAGAAATAACAGTATCACTGATTATCCAAAATCATACTGAAGAAGGGATGAGTAAAAAAAGAACTTTCACAATGAACGTCTACTTCTCTTCAGCAATGGGGAGATGTATCGAAAAAGATGGTCGCACTTTTCACGGTGGTATTCGATCAACAAGCACAACTGCCTTATGGCCTCCCTTTTCTCATCATTCTTAGCCAGcacctcctcttccttctccttgACCCTCTTCTCCAAaacctccttcttcttctcagaCTCGTCCATATTTCTCATCAATTTCTCCAGGTCTTTTTCCTTTGCTGCCAACTTAGCTTCAAGACTCCCTGCCTTATCTTTTAACATCAAGATCATCCCATCCTTGTATTTCAATCTCATTGTCAGCTCATGTTTCTCTTTTATCAGTATCTCCTTCTCACAAAGCAGCTCCCCCAACTTACTCTTGAGGGTCTTTAGCTCTTCCGTACAAATTGATAATCTACTTAGGATTTGGCAGTGTTTCTGTTCAAAGAGAAATTGTAGCTCATCAAGTTTTGTATCTAGAGCTAAAGTCCCAGAGTCGACTTCCACTTTCACTCTTATAAGCTTATTTTCCACGAAATCCAACTTTTTATCAGATGACTGCTTCTGTTCTTCAAGCTCTGCACATTTCTCCTGCAACACTTCTAtcatcttcttatttttttcttctttgtcctTGTTTTCAGTTTCAGTTATTTTAAGCTTCTGGTTTGATAGGCGGAGCTGGACTTCGAGCGTTTGAACTTGTCCTTGTAACTTTGCAATCTCTTTATCAGCATCTGCCTTTCTGATTCAGAAAGTGAGAGTTTTTCCAGGAGTTCATTATGACTCTCCAACAAATTCCTTATTTCTTTGTTCTGCTCTTCGCTAACAGTCTCTGCACCATGGAATTTTGTATGCAACTCCAGATACTGATCTTTGAATTGCTTGCATGTCTTGAGCAATTCAAGGAAGCTACCGCTCAGCGCCTCTAGCATAGTTTCCTGATTGGAAATTTTACTAGTCAGCTTGTCTTCCAAGTCAGTcatcaaaatctgattttctgAGCATCCATCCCTAATAATTCTCATCTGTTCTTCCTCTCTGTTTTTCTGGATGTGCAGCAAATCCAGCTCTGTTTGAAGTTCATTTGCATGGATGGATGCTTCCTTCATTACTTCTTCAAGCTTCTCCTGGATGGCTAACACATCAGCTCTTGTTTCTTGCAGCCTTCTCTCTAGATCAGTGTTTTGATTGCACAGATCTTCATTACTTTGCTGCAGCATGGAATTTTCTTCCCTCATCTGTTGCAGCTCAATTTCTAGTTTCTCAACGGTAGCCTCTGCCTGCTCTAAATTTGAGGCCAATGTAATTTTTTCTTCCACTACAGCTCCAATTTCTTTGTTCAGATCAGTCAATTGGAGATCTGCTGCTTCCAATTTGACATTCAGATCATCCACTTCAATCTGCAACTGAGATTTACCATATCTTAGTAGTTCTGTTCCAGCCTTTAAACCGTCTATGACCTTCTCAGCCTCCTCTAGCTTGTTTCTGCACTCTTGAAGTATCAAATTTTCCTCTTTCAACTGTTTCAGCTCATTTTCTAGTTCCTTACTTTCAATCTGCAACTGAGCTTTACCACATCTTAGTTGTTCCACTTCAGCCTTTAAATCGTCTATGATCTTCTCAGCATCCTCTAGCTTGCTTGTGTGCTCTTGCAGTATCAAATTTTCCTCTTTCAACTGTTTCAGCTCATTTTCTAGTTCCTTACTGTTAGCATCTGCCTGCCTTAACTCACTCATAGACCTTGAATTTTCCAGGGTCAGTTTATTAATTTCTTCTGCTGCAGCTCCAAGTTCTTTGTTCAGATCAGTCAGTTGGAGATGGGCTCCATCCAGTTCAACACCCAGGTCACTGATTTTGACCTCCAACTGAGATTTATCATATTCTAGTTGTTCTATCTGAGCTTTGAAATGGTTCAGATTAATTTCCGCCTGCTCTATTTTGCTTGAAAGTGCCAGATTTCCTGTGGTCAACAAATGCTTCTCATCATTTGTTGCTTCCAACCTCTGTTTTAACTCATATGCTTCCTGATTTCTAGCCTTGAATTCCTGCTTCAGCTCCTCACAGTTAAGCAACAACTGAGAGCTCTCAttctttattttctctatttccACCAAAAGCATTTCTTCTTTATCCCATGCTTGTTGAGTCTTTTCCACAGCTTCATTATGCTCCACTTGCAAAGCATAAAGTTCCTCTTTCTTGGTTTTTAATTGCTGGTTCAGATCATCGACAATATTCAGCATTTTTGATTGCTCGTCTTTCAGTAGTTCAGAGTCAGTGGTCAGATTTTTAATGGTATCCTCAGCTTCTTGCATCTGAGATGATGACCTTAAAATTTGTGACTCCAAAGCTCCCTTCTCTTTCTCACTAGCTGCCAATTTCTGGTTCAGTTCATCACCTTGTCTTTGAGAATCCTCCAGCTTAAGTTTCAATTTTTCATTCTCGGATGACAGGTGCTCATTCTCAGAAGACAGCCTATCAGTAATCAATTTCAGGTTTTGGTCAGTTTCATCCCTGAGGTCTGCCAAAGCTTTATCTGCATCCTGTATCTTGCTCAGAAGTACCAAGTTTTCAGAACTTAATGCTTCCTTTTCTTTGTTTGTATTGCTTAATTGCTGATTCAAATCATCCACCAGCTGAGCCTTCTCTTCCATTTCTTGCTTCAATTTCCTGTTCTCAGGTATCCATTTTGATATCTCAACTTTCATCTGTTCAATTTCAAGTCTACATTCTTCTATGGTTTTTTCTGCATCATGTAGCCTGCTGAAAGCCTTTGTATTTTCTGATATCAGATTTTCATTTTGTTCATTAAAACTTCTTATCCTTTGATTCATGTCAGCTTCTTTCTGAGAGAAAATTTCTAAGCTTTGCTTAAGATCTCCATTCTCATCTTGCAAGAGCTTGACACTCTGAGCAGTTGTTTGGAGATTGTTCTCTAACTTCTCAATTACTGCTTCCCTTTCTGCCAAATTAGCTGTGAGTCTTTCGAACTCAGAAAGCTTTGCATACAGTGTGGCAGCTTCAGTCTGCAGCTCATTATTTCTCCTCTTGCATCCCCCAACTGTTCCTGCAAAGTTCGGTAATCTTCTAACGAGATCTGCACTTCCACTTCTCCTTCTTGAATCTTGCTTGATCTCTTCTTATGAGAAAATTCTTCGGATCCCGAATCTGATGAGTCTGATTCAGAGGAACTGAAGGTAAATGAAAAGCTTCCATTGTCTTCTCTTTTGTGGTGAACTTTCTTCTTTAACTTCCCAATCAAATGATCATAGTGTTCATAGAGAGCTTGGTAGCCATTGTGAAAATCCTTAATAAGTGAAGCTAGTTCGGACTTGTCAAATGAAGTTGCAGATTCACCATTCTCCTCCCCACTCATCAGCTTGAGTATTTTCTCCACATTCTTCTCAACGTctgcaaaaaagaaaaatgaaactgTTTTTCTCGcactatttttttggaaaaaaaaagtgaaatgaCATGGAAAAGAACACAGATTACCCTAAACGTACACTATCAGACAGTAGAACAATGGGAATATGTTTGCATGTCAAAAAACTGGGCAAACTGATGTAGCAATAACCATATGAAGGCAACAGTCTTATAGACTATAACGAAAAAATTCTTTAAAAATCTCAGGTACTTGCACTGGTATAAAAGTTCAATCAAAAGACAAGTTGAAACATAACCAGACATCATTTTGATCAATGGAAGCAATTTGTAGAAAGTAGTGACAAAAATCTCAGGACATAATTCAACAAGAGCAGGATTTACAAAGAGTTTATGCTGGAGCAGTACCTTTCTTGTTCTCCAACATTTCTGAGTTCTCAGGATCAACATGGGTCCCAAAAATGGAAGTTAAGAATTTCTCGAATCTGTGTTTATTCTTCATCCCTAAAAGCCTAGCTTCAGTTAGAACCGCTCACAGTAGTCTCTGAGCAAAACTTATTCCATTAACTTGTCTGTGTTTGAGCTCTCATGCACCAGGAATCTAAAAAATACAAGAAAAGAAGGTTTTATCCAGGACACGCAGATGGTAGCAGTGTCATATCTTTTGTAGTATAAACTGCACAAGTAACAAATTAGGTCAGAAAGTGAAATTCACTTATAAAGAAAATTATCAAGACTCATTGAAATTGACTTTTTTTTCTGGGTCAAATGAACAGTTAATTATACCATAAAATGCAGGGACATGGCCATTCTACAGAGACAGGTAAATAGTGCCCAAAACAGTTCCCGTTATTACAATATTTGTAATAAGCAACGTCTTTCACTTCTAGAGACTAATTAAAAGCCTAAGCCTAAGTCATTTTTACTTTGTATGAGATAGTTAACAGGCATTGAATTTAGAAAACAAATTGCAGCAACAAGATTCACCAACATGATAAAATCATGATAAGCAGGGATTGAACATTTTAGATGCATGTTTGCCTATGAAGCCCAGAAAGAAGAAAACATGTCGGCTGTTGAGTGAAAAACTAAATATTAACACCCCAACTCAGATTTTTATAGATAGAATATAGAGGAGAAATTTATGCTCTCCTGTAAATCCAAATATGCACAGCAAGGAGGTTTAGTGGTAGTGTAGAAAAGGTTGCAAGGAAatgtagaatttcttaagaagatCATGTTCAACTGTGGAGTTCTAGGAGGCCCGGAAATGTGGCCGATTAGGGGATCATCATCATCATGGTTAAGGGCTTGAATGACATGCATATCATCATTTTCTGCTCTGGTTCCCTCTTGAATTTTTGTACCTTGTGTTGTATTATTCATCAGATTCCATTATTTTCTAACAGAATTAAGAAAGCCTGTGCATAGATATATGAAATTTGCCAAACCAGATAGCTTGTTTATTGTACTTTCTTGTTACTTTGACTTTTGGTATTTTAAATAACTCTAGGTGTCAAAGCCAATGGTTTGAGCCATATTCTATGTTAAAATGTTTGCTTTCGTTTCAGACAAGTCAAGCTAATCCAACCAAGTAGATATCCCATAATCAGTGGATCAAGTTCTAGAATACTGGTAGGGGACGTCATGTAGATCCAAAGGGTaataagaatttgatccataGGTTTGTTGATGATGGTCAATTTCTTTTGCCTTTGGATGATTATATTTGCACCAACATTTGCAATAACCACAATGTTGATGTCAGACAAGCTCAACAATGTGTACTAAGGCAAGTCCTACTTAAATAGAAGTTTGCTTTGCAAGCAATCGTACACTTTACGAGAGCACGGTTGTCCTTTATAGAGGCAcaactaaaatagatctgaaagtcTATTTGATAAGTTTATCGACACATAATTGTAGTTAAAGTTGAGACACTCATGCAAATACTGAATAACTTTATAAACTAGCACACTAAGCTATTTTGGTCTTGAAGGCTAGATGACTCATGGATCTACAATACAAAATGCTGTGTCCTTGATGGTTGTtgcatgtatacaaggttctaagTTTTGAATGAGAATAATTCGAGACATGCCTAGTTTTTAGAGTTCTCATTAGTTTCAGTCAGTTTCAACTAGTTTATATTTCAGTCAATTCCAATGAAGGTTCGCCGAACCAGTACTGGAGATTGTACCAAATGGTGATTGGTTCGGCATGGTATGGGTCCATACTGTGCCATTCTAGGGCATATagaaatagagagagggaggggaagaggaaagagagagtggaagagaaagagggggagagggagggggggagGAAGGGGGAGAGATGGGGGGAAGGTTTACTGATGGCTCTTCCGAATCTCCACCATGAGTGGGAGTGAGCAACTATTTCATGGCTTCCTAACCCTATTGATAAATAATGGTCAGTTCGAAGAGGGGCAGGTCATTCACTGTACCCCTTTAACCATGACAGCAGAGTCCGTTGAACCATGCCGAACCAACTAGTTCAAAATGTACAAACCAGACTCATTCGGGACCAGCATGGTTCCACCTTTTAAAATGGTTCAACACTTACTTCCCCCTCATGACTACGTTTCGACACTCCCGTCCCTCCTCATGACTTGATTCTGTGCTCTCCTCCACGCGACTTGGTTATGGGACTCCCCTCCCCCCTCACGACTTGATTCCACACTCCCCTCCTCCTCGTGACTTGATTTTGTGCCCTCCCCTACGCGCAAGCATAGCCCCAC
Coding sequences within it:
- the LOC105047556 gene encoding LOW QUALITY PROTEIN: uncharacterized protein (The sequence of the model RefSeq protein was modified relative to this genomic sequence to represent the inferred CDS: inserted 2 bases in 2 codons) gives rise to the protein MKNKHRFEKFLTSIFGTHVDPENSEMLENKKDVEKNVEKILKLMSGEENGESATSFDKSELASLIKDFHNGYQALYEHYDHLIGKLKKKVHHKREDNGSFSFTFSSSESDSSDSGSEEFSHKKRSSKIQEGEVEVQISLEDYRTLQEQLGXCKRRNNELQTEAATLYAKLSEFERLTANLAEREAVIEKLENNLQTTAQSVKLLQDENGDLKQSLEIFSQKEADMNQRIRSFNEQNENLISENTKAFSRLHDAEKTIEECRLEIEQMKVEISKWIPENRKLKQEMEEKAQLVDDLNQQLSNTNKEKEALSSENLVLLSKIQDADKALADLRDETDQNLKLITDRLSSENEHLSSENEKLKLKLEDSQRQGDELNQKLAASEKEKGALESQILRSSSQMQEAEDTIKNLTTDSELLKDEQSKMLNIVDDLNQQLKTKKEELYALQVEHNEAVEKTQQAWDKEEMLLVEIEKIKNESSQLLLNCEELKQEFKARNQEAYELKQRLEATNDEKHLLTTGNLALSSKIEQAEINLNHFKAQIEQLEYDKSQLEVKISDLGVELDGAHLQLTDLNKELGAAAEEINKLTLENSRSMSELRQADANSKELENELKQLKEENLILQEHTSKLEDAEKIIDDLKAEVEQLRCGKAQLQIESKELENELKQLKEENLILQECRNKLEEAEKVIDGLKAGTELLRYGKSQLQIEVDDLNVKLEAADLQLTDLNKEIGAVVEEKITLASNLEQAEATVEKLEIELQQMREENSMLQQSNEDLCNQNTDLERRLQETRADVLAIQEKLEEVMKEASIHANELQTELDLLHIQKNREEEQMRIIRDGCSENQILMTDLEDKLTSKISNQETMLEALSGSFLELLKTCKQFKDQYLELHTKFHGAETVSEEQNKEIRNLLESHNELLEKLSLSESXKADADKEIAKLQGQVQTLEVQLRLSNQKLKITETENKDKEEKNKKMIEVLQEKCAELEEQKQSSDKKLDFVENKLIRVKVEVDSGTLALDTKLDELQFLFEQKHCQILSRLSICTEELKTLKSKLGELLCEKEILIKEKHELTMRLKYKDGMILMLKDKAGSLEAKLAAKEKDLEKLMRNMDESEKKKEVLEKRVKEKEEEVLAKNDEKREAIRQLCLLIEYHREKCDHLFRYISPLLKRSRRSL